A window from Prosthecobacter algae encodes these proteins:
- the rpsN gene encoding 30S ribosomal protein S14 — protein sequence MAKTAWLEREKRKQKTVSKYAKLRAELKANGDHVGLSLLPRDASPTRLTNRCRVSGRRRAFMRRFQMSRLTFREMALAGLVPGVTKSSW from the coding sequence ATGGCAAAAACAGCTTGGCTTGAGCGCGAGAAGCGCAAACAGAAGACCGTCAGTAAGTACGCAAAACTCCGTGCAGAGTTGAAGGCGAATGGTGATCACGTGGGCCTGTCCCTCCTTCCCCGCGATGCCAGCCCGACTCGCCTGACTAACCGCTGCCGCGTTTCCGGTCGTCGTCGCGCTTTCATGCGCCGCTTCCAGATGTCCCGTCTGACCTTCCGCGAAATGGCCCTCGCCGGTCTGGTTCCCGGAGTGACCAAGTCGAGCTGGTAA